From the genome of Pseudomonas sp. Teo4, one region includes:
- a CDS encoding DEAD/DEAH box helicase: MSAGDAEELLRAYPHWVDRFDAGSLARGRDYAAQERTRILSAHGMSIESTCRGSKGQTYSQTIKLFANAGELRILGNCSCPVSINCKHCVAALLLVQNGASELDAPVTREQAALSLPPDLNLWVQALETPAKPATAPEPARKGPAIYYRVHMDREHCRLEVLKGTRQPDGTLKLARITSLPELIYYTPRYVTEDDARLLRLIDARTKAVMPVVELEGKQGAELFGYALATGRLLYEQDQSPLLAGPTLHADFRWVRLENGSYRGAWYHDEQLQLQAIPIEPLHYVDRLTHRTGTLEHELDPFIASQLARAPTVPEHLVVPLSHRLNALNRQVPTPTAVRSEQIDNIPPRGRLTLGSLEFSAYMPKTGRMQRQMQHRAALSFDYDGLRTSGSDDKPLTRLVDATSQRIRRQPQAEQALRKTLRDLGFKAATRQSKALPDSAGEMLQLADDEAWLRFARNGLQRLREAGWEIDIHRDFAFNLQEVDDWYATIDEAPGHEWFDLELGIVVDGQRHSLLPIVLQLLRSNPELLRPAELARRSDDEHLLIDLNRGRLDSPALRVALPYGRIKAVMGTLGELYLHEDSAGPALRLDRADAARLNDIAHLPLQWEGGEQVRDLGRRLRDARDLQVEAPAGLDATLRPYQQQGLNWMQALREIGTGGILGDDMGLGKTLQTLAHLLLEKQSGRLGSPALAVMPTSLVPNWLDEAQRFAPSLRVLALQGPGRNKHFASLHEYDLVLTTYALAPRDLEHLRAQPWAVLVLDEAQNIKSSTSKAAQAVCELQASQRLCLTGTPMENNLGELWSLFHFLMPGWLGDLKRFNQDYRTPIERQGDSERMAHLVNRIRPFLLRRTKEQVATELPAKTEMVHWVELSDAQRDTYEAVRVAMDKKVREEIARSGAARSQIVILDALLKLRQVCCDLRLVKGVETKTNQADKGKLGALMEMLEELLSEGRRVLLFSQFTSMLALIEQELAKRDIRYSLLTGDTRDRRAPVKQFQEGESEVFLISLKAGGTGLNLTAADTVIHYDPWWNPASENQATDRAYRIGQDKPVFVFKLITRGTVEEKIQQLQQEKAALAAGLLDGGQAGQWRLGDDEIEALFAPLPGKRGR; encoded by the coding sequence GTGAGCGCGGGTGATGCAGAAGAGCTGCTAAGGGCCTATCCACACTGGGTCGACCGATTCGACGCCGGCTCGCTTGCCCGCGGTCGTGATTATGCGGCACAGGAGCGAACTCGCATCCTGTCGGCGCATGGCATGTCCATCGAGTCGACCTGCAGAGGCTCGAAGGGGCAGACCTACAGCCAGACAATCAAGCTGTTCGCGAATGCCGGAGAGCTGCGCATTCTGGGAAACTGCAGTTGCCCGGTAAGCATCAACTGCAAGCACTGCGTCGCAGCGCTGCTGCTGGTTCAGAACGGTGCCAGCGAGCTGGACGCGCCGGTCACTCGCGAACAGGCCGCACTCTCGCTACCGCCCGATCTCAACCTGTGGGTGCAGGCGCTTGAAACGCCAGCCAAACCGGCGACCGCTCCCGAGCCTGCACGTAAAGGGCCGGCAATCTACTATCGGGTCCACATGGACCGCGAACACTGCCGACTGGAAGTGCTCAAAGGCACGCGCCAGCCTGACGGCACGCTGAAGCTTGCCCGTATCACATCGCTACCTGAGCTGATCTACTACACGCCACGCTACGTGACCGAAGACGACGCCCGCTTGCTGCGCCTGATAGATGCCCGCACCAAAGCCGTGATGCCGGTGGTCGAGCTGGAGGGCAAACAAGGCGCGGAGCTGTTTGGTTACGCATTGGCGACCGGACGGCTGCTGTACGAGCAAGATCAGTCGCCGCTGCTTGCAGGCCCCACGTTGCACGCCGACTTTCGCTGGGTCCGATTGGAAAATGGCAGTTACCGGGGCGCCTGGTACCACGATGAGCAACTGCAACTCCAGGCAATTCCCATCGAGCCACTTCATTACGTGGACCGACTAACGCATCGTACCGGCACGCTTGAACATGAACTCGACCCGTTCATTGCCAGCCAACTCGCCCGCGCCCCTACCGTTCCCGAACACCTGGTCGTCCCCTTGAGCCACCGTTTGAATGCCCTGAACCGCCAGGTGCCAACGCCAACCGCAGTGCGCAGCGAACAAATCGACAACATTCCACCCCGTGGACGGCTGACCCTCGGCAGTCTCGAGTTCAGCGCCTACATGCCCAAGACCGGCCGCATGCAGCGCCAGATGCAACACCGCGCCGCCCTGTCGTTCGACTATGACGGCCTGCGCACCAGCGGCAGTGACGACAAACCACTGACCCGCCTGGTGGACGCCACCAGCCAGCGCATTCGCCGCCAGCCCCAGGCTGAACAGGCCCTGCGCAAAACCCTGCGCGACCTCGGCTTCAAGGCCGCCACCCGGCAGAGTAAAGCCCTGCCAGACAGCGCAGGGGAAATGCTCCAACTGGCCGACGACGAAGCCTGGCTGCGTTTCGCCCGCAACGGCCTGCAGCGCCTGCGCGAAGCGGGCTGGGAAATCGACATCCACCGCGATTTCGCCTTCAACCTGCAAGAGGTGGACGACTGGTACGCCACCATCGACGAAGCCCCGGGCCACGAATGGTTCGACCTGGAACTGGGTATCGTGGTCGATGGCCAACGCCACAGCCTGCTGCCCATCGTGCTGCAACTGCTGCGCAGCAACCCTGAACTGCTGCGCCCCGCCGAACTGGCCCGGCGCAGCGACGACGAGCACCTGCTGATCGACCTCAACCGGGGCCGCCTTGACAGCCCCGCGCTGCGCGTCGCCCTGCCCTATGGCCGAATCAAAGCCGTGATGGGCACTCTGGGTGAGCTGTACCTGCACGAAGACTCCGCCGGCCCAGCACTGCGCCTGGACCGTGCCGACGCCGCGCGCCTGAATGACATCGCCCATCTGCCCCTGCAGTGGGAAGGTGGCGAACAGGTACGCGACCTCGGTCGACGCCTGCGCGATGCCCGTGACCTGCAGGTGGAGGCACCCGCAGGGCTCGACGCCACCTTGCGCCCTTATCAGCAACAGGGCCTGAACTGGATGCAGGCCCTGCGCGAGATAGGCACCGGCGGCATCCTCGGCGACGACATGGGCCTGGGCAAAACCCTGCAGACCCTGGCCCACCTACTGCTTGAAAAACAGTCCGGGCGCCTTGGCTCGCCTGCCCTGGCGGTCATGCCGACCAGCCTGGTGCCCAACTGGCTCGACGAAGCCCAGCGTTTTGCCCCGAGCCTGCGGGTGCTGGCCCTTCAAGGCCCGGGCCGCAACAAGCATTTTGCCTCGCTGCACGAATACGATCTGGTGCTGACCACCTACGCCCTGGCGCCACGCGACCTGGAACACTTGCGAGCGCAACCCTGGGCCGTTCTGGTGCTCGATGAGGCACAGAACATCAAGAGCAGCACCAGCAAGGCTGCCCAGGCCGTGTGCGAGCTGCAGGCCAGCCAGCGCCTGTGCCTGACTGGAACGCCCATGGAAAACAACCTGGGCGAACTGTGGTCGCTGTTCCACTTCCTGATGCCCGGCTGGCTGGGTGACCTCAAGCGCTTCAACCAGGACTACCGCACGCCGATCGAGCGTCAAGGCGACAGCGAGCGAATGGCGCATCTGGTCAACCGCATTCGCCCGTTCCTGCTGCGCCGGACCAAGGAGCAGGTGGCCACAGAGCTGCCCGCCAAAACCGAGATGGTCCACTGGGTCGAACTCAGCGACGCTCAACGGGACACCTATGAAGCCGTGCGGGTGGCGATGGACAAGAAGGTGCGTGAAGAAATCGCTCGCAGCGGCGCGGCTCGCAGCCAGATCGTGATCCTCGATGCCCTGCTCAAGCTGCGCCAGGTGTGCTGTGACCTGCGCCTGGTCAAAGGTGTGGAAACCAAGACCAATCAGGCCGACAAAGGCAAACTCGGCGCCCTCATGGAGATGCTCGAAGAGCTGCTGAGTGAAGGCCGCCGCGTACTGCTGTTCTCGCAGTTCACCTCGATGCTGGCACTGATCGAGCAGGAACTTGCCAAACGCGACATCCGCTACAGCCTGCTCACGGGCGACACCCGCGATCGCCGCGCTCCGGTAAAACAGTTCCAGGAGGGTGAAAGCGAAGTGTTCCTGATCAGCCTCAAGGCCGGCGGCACCGGGCTCAACCTGACTGCGGCGGACACGGTCATTCACTACGACCCGTGGTGGAACCCCGCCAGCGAGAACCAGGCCACCGACCGCGCCTACCGCATCGGCCAGGATAAACCGGTGTTCGTGTTCAAGCTGATTACCCGGGGCACCGTTGAGGAGAAGATCCAGCAATTGCAGCAGGAGAAAGCGGCACTGGCGGCAGGCTTGCTCGACGGCGGCCAGGCCGGCCAGTGGCGATTGGGGGATGACGAGATCGAGGCGTTGTTCGCGCCGTTGCCGGGCAAGCGCGGACGATAG
- a CDS encoding peptidoglycan binding protein CsiV — protein MRAIRCLTLLLTLFAPAAFAEGLYQVEMILVRQNNVPAFTSPFAPEDWSAGAPRLEKDNERKEALDDEVTRLEATPNYTVLLHKAWQQQVGSEPSRIALGAGKEQFGHFPIEGNLSITEGRFITVEANFWVNQLDGNGNVLQSEQFKQSNSNMKGGQLTFLDGGHLAVLLKVTPPGTPKMPVMDPEMMEQ, from the coding sequence ATGCGTGCCATCCGTTGCCTGACCTTGCTGCTGACGCTGTTCGCGCCGGCTGCCTTCGCCGAAGGCCTGTATCAGGTGGAAATGATCCTCGTGCGGCAGAACAACGTGCCTGCCTTCACCAGCCCGTTCGCCCCGGAAGACTGGAGCGCCGGCGCCCCGCGTCTGGAGAAGGACAACGAGCGCAAGGAAGCCCTGGACGACGAAGTGACCCGGCTTGAAGCCACGCCGAACTACACCGTGCTGCTGCACAAGGCCTGGCAACAGCAGGTGGGTAGCGAGCCCAGCCGTATCGCTCTGGGCGCCGGCAAAGAGCAGTTCGGCCACTTCCCCATCGAAGGCAACCTGAGCATCACCGAGGGCCGCTTCATCACCGTCGAGGCCAACTTCTGGGTCAACCAGCTGGACGGCAACGGCAACGTGCTGCAAAGCGAACAGTTCAAGCAGAGCAACAGCAACATGAAAGGCGGCCAGCTGACCTTCCTCGATGGCGGGCACCTGGCTGTGCTGTTGAAGGTGACGCCACCGGGCACACCGAAGATGCCGGTGATGGACCCGGAGATGATGGAGCAGTGA
- the mfd gene encoding transcription-repair coupling factor, whose translation MSVLRLPQMSATAGKQTWGNLPGAALSLAIAEAASNAGRFTLLLTADSQAADRLEQELRFFAPDLPVLPFPDWETLPYDLFSPHQDIISQRIASLYQLPELHHGILVVPITTALHRLAPTRFLLGSSLVLDVGQKVDVEQMRTRLEASGYRCVDTVYEHGEFAVRGALIDLFPMGSKLPYRIDLFDDEIETLRTFDPENQRSIDKVDSIRLLPAREFPMQKEEVTRFKARFRERFDVDFRRSAIFQDLTSGIIPAGIEYYLPLFFEETSTLFDYLPDDTQVFSLPGVEQAAEHFWNDVRGRYEERRGDLTRPLLPPAELFLPVEDCFARLKQWPRVVASTEEVEPGAGRERFPARALPNLAIEAKANQPLAELANFLDQFPGRVLFTAESAGRREVLLELLERLKLRPQTVESWADFVTGSERLAITIAPLDDGLLLDDPAIALVAESPLFGQRVMQRRRREKRGEAANDAVIKNLTELREGAPVVHIDHGVGRYLGLATLEIDGQAAEFLTLEYAEGAKLYVPVANLHLIARYTGSDDALAPLHRLGSEAWQKAKRKAAEQVRDVAAELLDIYARRAARKGYAFADPAADYATFSAGFPFEETPDQQAAIEAVRVDMLAAKPMDRLVCGDVGFGKTEVAMRAAFIAVHSGRQVAVLVPTTLLAQQHYNSFRDRFADWPVTVEVMSRFKSAKEVSAAAADLAEGKIDILIGTHKLLQDDVRFKDLGLAIIDEEHRFGVRQKEQLKALRSEVDILTLTATPIPRTLNMAVSGMRDLSIIATPPARRLSVRTFVMEQNKSTVKEALLRELLRGGQVYYLHNDVKTIEKCAADLAELVPEARIGIGHGQMRERELEQVMSDFYHKRFNVLIASTIIETGIDVPSANTIVIERADKFGLAQLHQLRGRVGRSHHQAYAYLLTPPRQQISADAEKRLEAIANTQDLGAGFVLATNDLEIRGAGELLGEGQSGQIQAVGFTLYMEMLERAVKAIRKGTQPNLEQPLGGGPEINLRLPALIPEDYLPDVHARLILYKRISSAADEEGLKDLQVEMIDRFGLLPEPTKNLMRLTQLKLHAEKLGIKKVDAGPNGGKLEFEAETPVDPLTLIKLIQGQPKRYKFEGATQFRFLVPMERPDERFNTLEALFERLTPQSA comes from the coding sequence GTGTCAGTTCTGCGCCTACCGCAAATGTCGGCCACGGCCGGCAAACAAACCTGGGGCAACCTGCCCGGTGCCGCCCTCAGCCTTGCCATCGCCGAGGCCGCCAGCAACGCTGGCCGCTTCACCCTGCTGCTGACGGCCGACAGCCAGGCCGCCGACCGTCTGGAGCAAGAACTGCGCTTCTTCGCTCCGGACCTGCCGGTACTGCCCTTCCCCGACTGGGAAACCCTGCCGTACGACCTGTTCTCGCCACACCAGGACATCATTTCCCAGCGTATCGCCAGCCTCTATCAGTTGCCGGAGCTGCACCACGGCATCCTGGTGGTACCGATCACCACCGCCCTGCACCGCTTGGCGCCAACCCGCTTCCTGCTCGGCAGCAGCCTGGTGCTGGATGTGGGCCAGAAGGTGGACGTGGAGCAGATGCGCACGCGCCTGGAAGCCAGCGGCTACCGCTGTGTCGATACCGTCTACGAGCACGGCGAGTTCGCCGTGCGCGGCGCCTTGATCGACCTGTTCCCGATGGGCAGCAAGCTGCCCTACCGCATCGATCTGTTCGATGACGAAATCGAGACCCTGCGTACCTTCGACCCGGAAAACCAGCGCTCCATCGACAAGGTAGATTCGATCCGCCTGCTGCCGGCCCGCGAGTTCCCGATGCAGAAGGAAGAAGTGACCCGCTTCAAGGCTCGCTTCCGCGAGCGCTTCGACGTCGACTTCCGTCGCAGCGCAATCTTCCAGGACCTCACCAGCGGCATCATCCCCGCCGGTATCGAGTACTACCTGCCACTGTTCTTCGAAGAAACCTCCACCCTGTTCGACTACCTGCCGGACGACACGCAAGTGTTCTCCCTGCCCGGCGTCGAGCAGGCCGCCGAGCATTTCTGGAACGATGTCCGTGGCCGCTATGAAGAGCGCCGCGGCGACCTGACCCGCCCGCTGCTGCCGCCGGCAGAACTGTTCCTGCCGGTCGAAGACTGCTTCGCCCGGCTCAAGCAGTGGCCGCGTGTGGTGGCAAGCACTGAAGAGGTGGAGCCGGGCGCCGGCCGTGAGCGCTTCCCCGCCCGCGCCCTGCCCAACCTGGCCATCGAGGCCAAGGCCAACCAGCCGCTGGCCGAACTGGCCAACTTCCTCGACCAGTTCCCTGGCCGCGTGCTGTTCACCGCCGAATCGGCAGGCCGCCGCGAAGTGCTGCTGGAACTGCTCGAACGCTTGAAATTGCGCCCGCAGACGGTTGAGAGCTGGGCCGATTTCGTCACCGGCAGCGAACGCCTGGCCATCACCATTGCCCCGCTGGACGACGGACTGCTGCTGGACGACCCGGCCATTGCCCTGGTCGCCGAGAGCCCGCTGTTCGGCCAGCGGGTCATGCAGCGCCGCCGCCGGGAGAAACGCGGCGAAGCAGCCAACGATGCTGTCATCAAGAACCTTACCGAGCTGCGCGAAGGCGCGCCGGTGGTGCATATCGACCATGGCGTGGGCCGCTACCTGGGCCTGGCGACCCTGGAAATCGACGGCCAGGCCGCCGAATTCCTCACCCTGGAATACGCCGAGGGCGCCAAACTCTACGTGCCGGTAGCCAACCTGCACCTGATCGCCCGCTACACCGGCAGCGATGACGCCCTGGCGCCGCTGCACCGGCTTGGCTCCGAGGCCTGGCAAAAAGCCAAGCGCAAAGCCGCCGAACAGGTGCGCGACGTGGCCGCCGAGCTGCTCGACATCTACGCCCGCCGCGCCGCCCGCAAAGGCTATGCCTTCGCTGACCCGGCTGCCGACTACGCAACCTTCAGCGCCGGCTTCCCGTTCGAGGAAACCCCCGACCAACAGGCTGCCATCGAAGCCGTGCGCGTCGACATGCTGGCCGCCAAACCCATGGACCGTCTGGTCTGCGGCGACGTTGGCTTCGGCAAGACCGAAGTGGCCATGCGCGCTGCCTTCATCGCCGTGCACAGCGGTCGCCAGGTGGCGGTACTGGTACCGACCACCCTGCTCGCCCAGCAGCACTACAACAGTTTCCGCGACCGCTTCGCCGACTGGCCGGTGACCGTGGAAGTGATGAGCCGCTTCAAGTCGGCCAAGGAAGTGTCCGCAGCGGCGGCTGACCTGGCCGAGGGCAAGATCGACATCCTGATCGGCACCCACAAGCTGCTGCAGGACGATGTGCGCTTCAAGGACCTGGGCCTGGCCATCATCGACGAAGAGCACCGTTTCGGCGTGCGTCAGAAAGAGCAGCTCAAGGCCCTGCGCAGCGAGGTCGATATCCTTACCCTGACCGCAACGCCGATTCCGCGCACGCTGAACATGGCGGTGTCCGGCATGCGCGACCTGTCGATCATCGCCACCCCACCAGCCCGCCGACTGTCGGTGCGCACCTTCGTCATGGAGCAGAACAAGAGCACGGTCAAGGAAGCACTGCTGCGCGAGCTGCTGCGCGGTGGCCAGGTTTACTACCTGCACAACGATGTGAAAACCATCGAGAAATGCGCCGCCGACCTGGCCGAGCTGGTACCGGAGGCACGGATCGGTATCGGCCACGGACAGATGCGCGAACGCGAACTCGAACAGGTGATGAGCGACTTCTACCACAAGCGCTTCAACGTGCTCATCGCCTCGACCATCATCGAGACCGGCATCGACGTGCCTAGCGCCAACACCATTGTCATCGAGCGCGCCGACAAGTTCGGCCTGGCCCAGCTTCACCAACTGCGTGGCCGTGTCGGGCGCAGCCACCACCAGGCCTACGCCTACCTGCTCACGCCGCCGCGCCAGCAGATCAGCGCCGACGCCGAGAAGCGCCTGGAAGCCATCGCCAACACCCAGGACCTGGGCGCTGGCTTCGTCCTCGCCACCAACGACCTGGAAATCCGCGGTGCCGGCGAGTTGCTGGGCGAGGGCCAGAGCGGGCAGATCCAGGCGGTGGGCTTCACCCTCTACATGGAAATGCTCGAACGGGCGGTCAAAGCCATTCGCAAGGGCACCCAGCCGAACCTCGAGCAACCACTGGGCGGCGGACCGGAGATCAACCTGCGCTTGCCGGCGCTGATCCCCGAAGACTACCTGCCCGACGTGCATGCCCGCCTGATCCTTTACAAGCGAATCTCCTCGGCCGCTGACGAAGAAGGCCTGAAGGATTTGCAGGTGGAGATGATCGACCGCTTCGGCCTGTTGCCGGAGCCGACCAAGAACCTCATGCGCCTGACGCAGCTCAAGCTGCATGCCGAAAAGCTGGGCATCAAGAAGGTCGATGCCGGCCCCAACGGCGGCAAGCTCGAGTTCGAGGCCGAGACCCCGGTCGACCCGCTGACCCTGATCAAGCTGATCCAGGGCCAGCCCAAACGCTACAAGTTCGAAGGTGCGACCCAGTTCCGCTTCCTGGTGCCGATGGAACGCCCCGACGAACGCTTCAACACCCTGGAGGCGCTGTTCGAGCGCCTGACCCCACAGTCTGCTTAA
- a CDS encoding glyceraldehyde-3-phosphate dehydrogenase, which yields MWKVPVTQKPDQCLGEWIDREALAEAMIPLIGQLYRNNNVVSSIYGRSLINRSVISILKAHRFARHRQADETELSVHETFPLLKAMSELKLGAASVDLGKLANKFKQEGNGRSAEQFVREELADVVGQQNASARKGTDVVLYGFGRIGRLLARILIEKTGGGDGLRLRAIVVRKGAENDLVKRASLLRRDSVHGPFDGTITIDEANNTITANGNLIQVIYAKSPSEVDYTQYGIENALIVDNTGVWRDADGLGQHLACPGAARVILTAPGKGALKNIVHGINHGDIAADDKIISAASCTTNAIVPVLKAINDQYGIVNGHVETVHSFTNDQNLIDNFHKGSRRGRAAPLNMVITETGAATAAAKALPVLKGKLTGNAIRVPTPNVSMAILNLNLEKATSRDEINEYLRQTAMHSELHKQIDYVSSQEVVSTDFVGSRHAGVVDAEATIANDNRVVLYVWYDNEFGYSCQVVRVMEEMAGVNPPAFPH from the coding sequence ATGTGGAAGGTTCCCGTGACTCAGAAGCCCGACCAGTGTCTTGGTGAGTGGATCGATCGTGAAGCTCTGGCTGAAGCGATGATCCCGCTTATCGGTCAGCTCTACCGCAATAACAACGTGGTGAGCTCGATCTATGGCCGCAGCCTGATCAACCGTTCGGTTATCTCGATCCTCAAAGCCCACCGCTTTGCGCGTCACCGTCAAGCCGACGAAACCGAACTGTCCGTCCACGAGACATTCCCCCTGCTCAAAGCCATGAGCGAGCTGAAACTGGGCGCCGCTTCGGTCGACCTGGGCAAGCTGGCCAACAAGTTCAAGCAGGAAGGCAACGGCCGCAGCGCCGAGCAGTTCGTGCGTGAAGAACTGGCCGACGTGGTTGGCCAGCAGAACGCTTCGGCGCGCAAAGGCACCGACGTCGTGCTGTACGGTTTCGGCCGCATCGGCCGCCTGCTGGCGCGCATCCTGATCGAAAAAACCGGTGGTGGCGACGGCCTGCGCCTGCGTGCCATCGTCGTGCGCAAAGGCGCCGAGAACGATCTGGTCAAGCGTGCCAGCCTGCTGCGTCGTGACTCGGTACACGGCCCGTTCGATGGCACCATCACCATCGATGAAGCCAACAACACCATCACCGCCAACGGCAACCTGATCCAGGTTATCTACGCCAAGAGCCCAAGCGAAGTCGACTATACCCAGTACGGCATCGAAAACGCCCTGATCGTTGACAACACCGGTGTATGGCGTGACGCCGACGGCCTGGGCCAGCACCTGGCCTGCCCGGGCGCTGCCCGCGTGATCCTCACCGCACCTGGCAAGGGCGCGCTGAAGAACATCGTGCACGGCATCAACCATGGCGACATCGCTGCCGATGACAAGATCATCTCCGCTGCGTCCTGCACCACCAACGCCATCGTGCCGGTGCTCAAGGCCATCAACGACCAGTACGGCATCGTCAACGGCCACGTCGAAACCGTTCACTCGTTCACCAACGACCAGAACCTGATCGACAACTTCCACAAGGGCAGCCGCCGTGGCCGCGCCGCGCCGCTGAACATGGTCATCACCGAGACCGGTGCCGCCACTGCCGCCGCCAAGGCGCTGCCAGTGCTCAAGGGCAAGCTGACCGGCAACGCCATTCGCGTGCCGACGCCGAACGTCTCGATGGCCATCCTGAACCTGAACCTGGAAAAGGCCACCAGCCGCGACGAAATCAACGAGTACCTGCGCCAGACCGCCATGCACTCGGAACTGCACAAGCAGATCGACTACGTCAGCTCGCAGGAAGTGGTTTCGACCGACTTCGTTGGCTCGCGCCACGCCGGTGTGGTCGACGCTGAAGCAACCATCGCCAACGATAACCGCGTTGTCCTGTACGTCTGGTACGACAACGAGTTCGGTTACAGCTGCCAGGTGGTTCGCGTGATGGAAGAGATGGCCGGTGTGAACCCGCCAGCGTTTCCACACTGA
- a CDS encoding FAD:protein FMN transferase yields the protein MRTALLFTLMLLTACNQGPTLERLGGPTMGSSYSIQYVREPGGPAPAQVQAAVESILQDIDQHYSTYRGDSTVSRFNQLPANQCLALPPDMLELVALGQHLAEQSAGAFDLTVEPLLDLWGFGPQARAEQVPDPQALAQARQRVGYRHLRIDGQALCKDAPVQLDFNSIAAGHAVDLIAERLRAMGVANFIAEATGELKAVGHKPDGSAWRIALELPREDRQIARQVIPVNGLAVSTSGDYRHYFEQNGRRYSHTFDARLGRPVEHDLAAVTVLDASALQADGYSTLLLILGPERGWEFAVAHELAAVLVTRAEGGFVSRATPAFERAVKGE from the coding sequence TTGCGCACAGCCCTTTTGTTCACCTTGATGCTGCTAACCGCCTGCAACCAGGGCCCAACCCTGGAACGCCTGGGCGGCCCGACCATGGGCAGCAGCTACAGCATCCAGTACGTCCGCGAACCTGGCGGCCCGGCACCTGCCCAGGTACAGGCAGCCGTCGAATCCATTCTGCAGGACATCGACCAGCACTACTCGACCTACCGTGGTGATTCCACCGTCAGCCGCTTCAATCAGCTCCCGGCCAACCAGTGCCTGGCACTGCCACCTGACATGCTGGAACTGGTCGCTCTCGGGCAACACCTGGCCGAGCAGAGTGCCGGCGCCTTCGACCTCACCGTCGAGCCACTGCTCGACCTCTGGGGCTTTGGCCCCCAAGCCCGTGCAGAACAGGTCCCGGACCCGCAGGCTCTGGCCCAGGCCCGTCAGCGTGTGGGCTATCGCCACCTGCGCATCGACGGCCAGGCGCTGTGCAAGGACGCGCCGGTACAATTGGACTTCAACAGCATCGCCGCCGGCCATGCGGTCGACCTGATCGCCGAACGCCTGCGCGCCATGGGTGTCGCCAACTTCATCGCCGAAGCTACGGGTGAACTCAAGGCGGTAGGCCACAAGCCCGATGGCAGTGCTTGGCGCATCGCCCTCGAACTGCCCCGTGAAGATCGCCAGATTGCCCGCCAGGTCATTCCCGTGAATGGCCTTGCCGTATCAACCTCGGGTGACTATCGCCACTATTTCGAGCAGAATGGCCGCCGCTATTCGCACACCTTCGATGCCCGCCTCGGGCGCCCGGTCGAACATGACTTGGCTGCGGTCACTGTGCTCGATGCCTCGGCATTGCAAGCGGACGGTTATTCGACCCTGCTGCTGATCCTTGGGCCTGAGCGTGGCTGGGAATTCGCCGTGGCGCACGAGCTGGCCGCAGTATTGGTGACTCGGGCAGAGGGTGGCTTCGTCTCCCGAGCTACGCCTGCATTCGAGCGGGCGGTGAAAGGCGAGTGA